In a genomic window of Flavobacterium lipolyticum:
- a CDS encoding SRPBCC family protein, translating to MKILKYLFLLLLLSLVALTVFVATQKGIFSVERSKVINSPKATVYNYLNDFRNYEDFESWSVEDPTMKMTFPNKTVGNGASFYWTGSEGNGNAITLKTKDGESIQQKMKYDGTEADVNWTFKDTLAGKTKVTWKASGTMSFLFKVYAALNGGSDKVIGTIYEKSLANIDKNLDYETKTYAIKVNGLVRKTETPYIRQTFTSEIGKVGKNAKIVIPKLIEFSKNNGLATNGKPFIIYHTYDITTGLAKISICLPTSREIVTTSGSDISGGKLNGFEAVKTTLKGDYSHLNEAFKKTTAFINNEKITPDLSWSHLEILAMSKLDVKSPSKLMTEIYYPTKPKVVPVAKIPVYRPATTDPTVAKPAETPKTPTEEEQSEF from the coding sequence ATGAAGATTCTTAAATATCTATTCCTTCTATTATTACTAAGCCTTGTTGCCCTTACCGTTTTTGTTGCCACACAAAAAGGGATCTTTTCTGTAGAAAGAAGCAAAGTGATCAATTCACCAAAAGCTACGGTATACAATTATCTTAATGATTTTAGAAATTATGAAGATTTTGAATCCTGGTCTGTTGAAGATCCTACGATGAAAATGACATTTCCTAACAAAACGGTCGGAAATGGGGCTTCTTTTTATTGGACAGGATCTGAAGGAAATGGAAACGCAATCACTCTAAAAACAAAGGACGGAGAAAGCATACAACAAAAAATGAAGTATGACGGAACCGAAGCTGATGTAAACTGGACTTTTAAAGATACGTTAGCCGGAAAAACAAAAGTAACCTGGAAAGCATCCGGAACGATGAGTTTTTTATTTAAAGTTTACGCCGCTCTAAACGGAGGCTCGGACAAAGTAATTGGAACTATCTACGAAAAAAGTCTTGCCAATATTGACAAAAACTTAGATTACGAAACCAAAACATACGCTATAAAAGTTAACGGATTAGTAAGAAAGACTGAAACTCCTTACATCAGACAAACCTTCACGAGTGAAATTGGAAAAGTTGGTAAAAATGCCAAAATCGTCATTCCGAAACTGATCGAATTTAGCAAAAACAATGGGTTAGCTACGAATGGAAAACCATTTATCATTTACCACACTTACGACATTACAACAGGACTGGCTAAAATCTCAATCTGTTTACCAACCAGCCGAGAAATCGTAACTACTTCTGGAAGCGATATTTCAGGAGGAAAATTAAACGGATTTGAAGCCGTAAAAACCACTTTAAAAGGCGATTATTCGCACCTTAACGAAGCCTTTAAAAAAACAACCGCTTTCATCAACAACGAAAAAATTACACCTGATTTAAGCTGGTCACATCTTGAAATCCTAGCCATGAGCAAACTGGATGTAAAAAGCCCGTCTAAGTTAATGACTGAAATTTACTATCCAACAAAACCTAAAGTAGTTCCGGTAGCTAAAATTCCTGTTTACAGGCCTGCCACTACCGATCCGACAGTAGCAAAACCTGCTGAAACGCCTAAAACGCCTACAGAAGAAGAACAGTCAGAATTCTAA
- a CDS encoding RNA polymerase sigma factor, with the protein MADEKEFIQLLLNPATQNTAFQKLVSDYQKPLYSHIRNIVLNHDDTDDVLQNTFVKVFQYLKNFKGESKLFSWMYRIATNEALTFLSQKAKLNGITSEALQNKAIDNLKADVYFEGDEIQIKLQKAIVTLPEKQQLVFKMKYFEELKYEEIAEILGTSVGALKASYHHAVKKIEIYVTSN; encoded by the coding sequence TTGGCAGACGAGAAGGAATTTATTCAACTATTATTAAATCCTGCAACGCAAAATACCGCGTTTCAAAAGCTCGTATCTGATTATCAAAAACCGCTGTATTCCCATATTCGAAACATTGTTCTGAATCACGACGATACAGATGATGTTTTACAGAATACTTTTGTAAAAGTCTTTCAGTATTTAAAAAACTTCAAGGGAGAAAGCAAGCTTTTTTCCTGGATGTATCGAATTGCAACCAACGAAGCTTTGACCTTTTTAAGTCAAAAAGCTAAACTGAACGGAATAACTTCTGAAGCACTACAAAATAAAGCCATCGACAATTTAAAGGCCGATGTTTATTTTGAAGGAGATGAAATTCAGATCAAACTTCAAAAAGCGATTGTAACCTTACCGGAAAAACAGCAATTGGTTTTTAAAATGAAATATTTTGAAGAATTAAAATACGAAGAAATCGCTGAAATTCTGGGAACTTCAGTCGGCGCTTTGAAGGCATCCTATCATCACGCAGTAAAAAAAATTGAAATATATGTTACCTCAAATTAA
- a CDS encoding sensor of ECF-type sigma factor — MKIKNILPILLFFITFSFYAQNDKTDEKREKIKAYKVSFLTTELELTSTEAEKFWPIYNTYDDKQYELRHEKMKMYLRKLDDDNISTMSEKEAASLLSQMESADKELYTLRDKYNSNLKKILSAKKILKLKKSEDDFNRKLLKQYRDKANKS; from the coding sequence ATGAAAATTAAAAATATACTTCCGATACTTCTATTCTTTATTACATTCTCCTTTTATGCACAGAATGACAAAACAGACGAAAAGCGGGAAAAGATTAAAGCTTATAAAGTTTCTTTTTTAACAACAGAACTGGAGCTCACCTCGACAGAAGCCGAGAAATTCTGGCCCATTTACAATACATACGATGACAAACAATATGAATTGCGTCACGAAAAAATGAAAATGTATTTGCGCAAACTAGATGACGATAACATTAGTACCATGTCTGAAAAAGAAGCAGCTTCACTCTTGTCACAAATGGAAAGCGCAGACAAAGAATTATATACCCTGAGAGACAAATACAACAGCAACTTAAAGAAGATCCTTTCTGCTAAGAAAATCTTAAAGCTTAAAAAATCAGAAGACGACTTTAACCGTAAATTACTAAAACAATACAGGGACAAAGCCAATAAAAGCTAA
- a CDS encoding WD40/YVTN/BNR-like repeat-containing protein — MRKVIFFFGAFILLMSFKTLNHNGNGIFNTGFTSIQIDTLFQDKISIRAISIDKNKIWYGADNSRFGFYDLNKKEKFEDHIYRDTLNLEFRSIAQNANNIFLLSVGNPALLYQVSKKTQKVKLVYKEVNSKVFYDSMQFWNDKEGIAIGDPTEDTFSIIVTRDGGETWTKILSDKLPTNAEGEAAFAASNSNIVIKGNDTWLVSGGKKARVFYSPDKGRTWKAVETPIVQGKTMTGIFTADFYDSKHGFIAGGDYEFPEQKRDNKAFTTDGGKTWQLIGQGMGFGYASCVQYVPGGNGKEIICVGSEGIQYSQNGGENWMQLSTDTKLFTIRFLNRNTAIAAGYNKLVRLNFR, encoded by the coding sequence ATGAGAAAAGTAATATTCTTTTTTGGTGCTTTTATTTTGTTAATGTCTTTTAAAACCTTGAATCATAATGGTAATGGGATTTTTAACACGGGTTTTACATCAATTCAGATAGATACTTTGTTTCAGGATAAAATTAGCATCAGAGCGATCTCAATCGATAAAAATAAAATTTGGTATGGAGCTGATAACTCCCGTTTTGGGTTTTATGATTTGAATAAAAAAGAAAAATTTGAAGACCATATTTACCGTGATACTTTGAATCTGGAATTTAGAAGTATTGCTCAGAATGCAAACAATATTTTTTTGTTGAGTGTAGGAAATCCTGCATTGCTTTATCAGGTGTCTAAAAAAACTCAGAAAGTAAAATTAGTATACAAAGAAGTAAATTCGAAGGTGTTTTACGATAGTATGCAGTTTTGGAACGATAAAGAAGGAATTGCGATTGGCGATCCTACAGAAGATACTTTTTCTATTATCGTTACGCGTGACGGTGGCGAGACCTGGACGAAAATTTTATCGGATAAATTACCAACCAATGCAGAAGGTGAAGCCGCTTTTGCAGCCAGTAATTCTAATATAGTAATAAAAGGAAATGATACCTGGCTGGTTTCAGGGGGAAAAAAGGCACGTGTTTTTTATTCGCCGGACAAAGGAAGAACCTGGAAAGCAGTTGAAACACCAATTGTACAGGGAAAAACAATGACCGGTATTTTTACAGCCGATTTTTACGATTCAAAACACGGATTTATCGCTGGTGGTGATTATGAATTTCCGGAACAAAAAAGGGATAATAAAGCCTTTACTACTGACGGAGGAAAAACCTGGCAGCTAATTGGGCAGGGTATGGGATTTGGATATGCTTCGTGTGTGCAATACGTTCCGGGTGGAAATGGTAAAGAAATTATTTGTGTAGGTTCTGAAGGAATCCAGTATTCGCAAAATGGTGGAGAGAACTGGATGCAATTATCAACGGATACAAAATTGTTTACCATTCGTTTTTTGAATAGAAATACGGCAATTGCTGCCGGTTATAATAAATTGGTACGATTGAATTTTCGATAA